From the genome of Geoglobus ahangari, one region includes:
- a CDS encoding presenilin family intramembrane aspartyl protease PSH — MKSRYLLSIFYLLTGVLALALAPYYASAGMQAFEDTGSVSNSVYYMGMILGFTAVVLVLAKMRKNLLKFIFYALLAVTYFYAFLPFLGILSAIPSLILLAALVKSRHWIVVNISAILVGAAITAIFGISMEPLPVIVLLVALAVYDYIAVYKTGHMVTLADSVSEMNIPVVFIIPGKERDAVMGVGDAVMPNILAVSALTFNGCIYQAALTFAAGYIGLLILLRMVEKKKGAHPGLPILNSLAIAGFLAGLLLCK; from the coding sequence ATGAAAAGCAGATACCTGCTCTCAATATTTTACCTGCTGACCGGCGTTCTCGCCCTCGCTCTCGCACCATACTACGCGAGCGCCGGGATGCAGGCCTTCGAGGACACGGGCAGCGTCTCCAACTCGGTCTACTACATGGGCATGATCCTCGGGTTTACCGCTGTTGTGCTCGTGCTGGCAAAGATGAGGAAGAATCTCCTGAAGTTCATCTTCTACGCCTTACTCGCAGTCACGTACTTCTACGCGTTTCTCCCGTTCCTCGGAATTCTTTCAGCCATCCCTTCACTAATCCTGCTCGCAGCACTCGTGAAGAGCAGACACTGGATCGTCGTGAACATTTCCGCGATTCTCGTTGGCGCTGCCATAACCGCGATATTCGGGATAAGCATGGAGCCCCTGCCTGTCATCGTGCTCCTCGTCGCTCTGGCCGTTTACGACTACATAGCAGTCTACAAAACCGGCCACATGGTCACCCTCGCAGACAGCGTCTCGGAGATGAACATACCTGTGGTCTTCATCATACCCGGGAAGGAGAGGGATGCGGTCATGGGGGTTGGAGATGCGGTGATGCCCAACATACTCGCCGTCTCAGCTCTAACCTTCAACGGCTGCATTTACCAAGCTGCCCTGACTTTTGCTGCCGGCTATATTGGCCTGCTAATCCTGCTCAGGATGGTCGAGAAAAAGAAGGGGGCACATCCGGGCCTGCCGATACTCAATTCACTCGCCATTGCCGGATTTCTCGCCGGACTTCTGCTCTGCAAGTGA
- a CDS encoding MBL fold metallo-hydrolase yields the protein MIERIVTPPLGANAYLILDKKTALIDVGGDFRFIYDAISRHADPESLDYIILTHTHFDHASATADLKKVTGAEVVIHSREYEFAREQNFSASFFGIHFPPFEPDVLVEEGDVLKLGKLELRVIHTPGHTPGSICLYDRQESLIFTGDTVFPNGGFGRVDFPGGNAIQLLNSLRRLTEIEVEWMYPGHDEPVRNARDHISTAYRLARMFL from the coding sequence ATGATTGAGAGGATTGTTACCCCGCCCCTCGGGGCGAACGCATACCTTATTTTGGATAAAAAGACGGCGCTGATTGATGTTGGCGGGGATTTTAGGTTCATTTACGACGCAATCTCGAGGCACGCAGACCCTGAGAGTCTGGACTACATAATCCTGACCCACACCCACTTCGACCACGCCTCCGCGACGGCAGATCTGAAGAAGGTGACGGGTGCAGAGGTTGTTATCCATTCGAGGGAGTACGAGTTCGCGAGGGAGCAGAACTTTTCTGCGAGCTTCTTCGGAATACACTTCCCTCCATTCGAGCCGGATGTGCTCGTCGAGGAGGGAGATGTTTTAAAGCTCGGAAAGCTCGAGCTCAGGGTCATCCACACTCCCGGCCACACGCCGGGGAGCATCTGCCTGTACGACAGGCAGGAGAGCTTAATCTTCACCGGAGACACAGTCTTTCCCAACGGCGGTTTTGGGAGGGTTGACTTTCCTGGAGGTAACGCGATACAGCTCCTGAACTCCCTCAGGAGGCTCACCGAGATCGAGGTCGAGTGGATGTACCCCGGGCATGATGAACCGGTGAGGAACGCGAGAGACCACATAAGCACCGCATACAGGCTCGCGAGAATGTTCTTATGA
- a CDS encoding CBS domain-containing protein, protein MELELTQIQKDILYALITIYKNKGGGSVKGEEIAELINRNPGTVRNQMQALRSLGLVEGVPGPKGGYRPTSKAYELLAITKYDEAVKVPVIVNGEIQEDLSAEEIVFPTLSHPKVCQARIRILGNIKKISPNDRIIVGPTPVNELLVYGKVVGRDDTDNMVVIDIEKIVALPKDKVGEHMSSPIITVDADEVVENAAKELAKRGIYCMPVVKGDEFVGIFTLDHVAKAVEEGKLKAKVSDVMRPKIVSVEKDISLGEALRIMNDEDVRILVVKDSGKPVGVITDQKILKLLAPEHIKMEH, encoded by the coding sequence ATGGAACTTGAACTCACACAGATCCAGAAAGACATCCTGTACGCGCTGATAACAATCTACAAGAACAAGGGAGGAGGCTCGGTCAAGGGAGAGGAGATTGCCGAGCTGATAAACAGGAATCCGGGAACCGTCAGGAATCAGATGCAGGCTCTAAGATCACTGGGCCTCGTTGAGGGTGTGCCGGGGCCGAAGGGAGGATACAGGCCGACTTCAAAGGCGTACGAACTCCTCGCGATCACCAAGTATGATGAGGCCGTTAAGGTTCCCGTAATCGTTAATGGGGAGATTCAGGAGGATCTCTCAGCTGAGGAGATAGTTTTCCCGACTCTTTCCCACCCGAAGGTCTGTCAGGCCAGAATCAGGATTCTCGGAAACATAAAGAAGATCTCACCAAACGACAGGATAATTGTTGGCCCCACGCCCGTTAACGAGCTGCTGGTTTACGGAAAGGTCGTGGGGAGGGACGACACGGACAACATGGTCGTCATAGACATCGAGAAGATCGTGGCCCTGCCGAAGGACAAGGTTGGGGAGCACATGTCGAGCCCCATAATAACCGTTGATGCTGACGAGGTCGTTGAGAACGCTGCCAAAGAGCTTGCGAAGAGGGGAATTTACTGCATGCCCGTCGTGAAGGGAGATGAGTTCGTCGGGATATTCACCCTCGATCACGTTGCAAAGGCTGTGGAAGAGGGGAAGCTGAAAGCCAAAGTGAGCGACGTCATGAGGCCGAAGATCGTCTCGGTAGAGAAGGACATCTCTCTCGGCGAAGCGCTGAGGATAATGAACGATGAGGACGTGAGGATTCTCGTTGTAAAGGACTCAGGAAAGCCTGTTGGAGTCATAACGGATCAGAAGATTTTGAAGCTGCTCGCACCCGAGCACATAAAGATGGAGCACTAA
- a CDS encoding MBL fold metallo-hydrolase, translating to MRVTILGTGDSPGTPVIGCHCRTCENARKNGWERLRFSILVQNEGKNILIDTSPDMRRQLLRAGVDRVDAVIWTHAHYDHFAGFGDFYRVQSGVNVYSSGEVLEDVGRFMYFMKYRERQVEPYEPFKLFGVEITLVDVTHPPMRRAHGVVLKYGGSKVVITGDTNPRIPERSVDEMLRPDLLLVDAIAPEGYRLRKHMNAGDALSFARKVNARKTLFVHVGHFYQPSSKYPLAKDFESFEFRGVSLEDFI from the coding sequence ATGAGGGTGACCATACTCGGCACAGGGGACTCTCCCGGCACCCCGGTGATCGGATGCCACTGCAGGACGTGTGAGAACGCGAGGAAGAACGGGTGGGAGAGGCTCAGGTTCTCGATTCTCGTCCAGAATGAGGGCAAGAACATACTGATAGACACCTCACCGGACATGAGGAGGCAGCTTCTCAGAGCCGGGGTTGACAGGGTGGATGCGGTTATATGGACTCACGCTCACTACGACCACTTCGCGGGCTTCGGGGACTTCTACAGGGTGCAGAGCGGGGTTAACGTTTACAGCTCCGGCGAGGTGCTTGAGGACGTTGGGCGCTTCATGTACTTCATGAAGTACAGGGAGAGGCAGGTCGAACCCTACGAGCCCTTCAAGCTCTTCGGGGTGGAGATAACGCTGGTTGACGTCACCCACCCTCCGATGAGGAGGGCGCATGGCGTTGTGCTTAAATATGGTGGCTCCAAGGTCGTGATAACCGGAGACACGAACCCAAGAATTCCGGAAAGGAGCGTTGACGAGATGCTTCGCCCGGATCTGCTGCTCGTGGATGCCATAGCCCCCGAGGGCTACAGGCTGAGGAAGCACATGAACGCTGGGGACGCGCTTAGCTTCGCGAGGAAGGTTAACGCGAGGAAGACGCTGTTCGTGCACGTGGGCCACTTCTACCAGCCAAGCTCCAAGTATCCCCTTGCGAAGGATTTCGAGAGCTTTGAGTTCAGGGGTGTGAGCCTTGAGGACTTCATATAG
- a CDS encoding AAA family ATPase → MIAKVVELLLTAEIFNRNENLTEDDIPKEIRKIFYTNGGIRRPLVVRENLLKAAVNYDDRELKKLPFVDINNFNRQIKITSFDLAVKWMAKNGVELIRRNPVLAYFYENYDSLGVSYSEARKYNKPKHSDAEWLKSMIEELRKDESTAEMLDLVRIFSPEEIEDNFSQVVLEEYQLNEIRKIETAIEEREWLRKVGLREVGKLLFIGPPGTGKTTTARALSKKLSMPLVEVKLSMITSQFLGETSKNIEKVFEIAKKLTPCILFIDEFDYVAKTRTSDEHAAVKRAVNTLLKSIDEINLVDDGVLLIAATNHPSLLDSAVWRRFDKIVEFPEPSESVRRRIFEITLSKIPGNYDIDRLVEMTSGFTGAEVKLVVREAVLSALVEGRKELTMDDLVKAVQDVKGRLDLKNSY, encoded by the coding sequence ATGATTGCCAAGGTAGTCGAGCTCCTGCTTACCGCAGAGATATTCAACAGAAACGAGAACCTCACAGAGGACGACATCCCCAAGGAGATCAGGAAGATTTTCTACACCAATGGGGGGATAAGGAGGCCACTCGTCGTCAGGGAGAACCTGCTGAAGGCTGCGGTCAACTATGACGACAGGGAACTCAAGAAGCTCCCGTTCGTCGATATAAACAACTTCAACAGGCAGATCAAGATCACCTCGTTTGACCTCGCCGTCAAGTGGATGGCGAAAAACGGGGTGGAGCTGATAAGGAGAAATCCCGTTCTCGCTTACTTTTACGAGAATTACGATTCTCTCGGCGTCTCATACAGCGAGGCGAGGAAGTACAACAAACCGAAGCACAGCGATGCCGAATGGCTGAAGAGCATGATCGAGGAGCTGAGGAAGGACGAGAGCACGGCGGAGATGCTCGACCTCGTCAGGATCTTCTCTCCTGAGGAGATAGAGGATAACTTCAGTCAGGTGGTGCTCGAGGAGTACCAGCTCAACGAGATAAGGAAGATTGAGACCGCGATAGAGGAGAGGGAGTGGCTGAGGAAGGTCGGGCTGAGGGAGGTGGGCAAGCTCCTCTTCATAGGCCCTCCAGGGACCGGCAAGACCACGACGGCGAGGGCGCTCAGCAAGAAGCTGTCCATGCCGCTTGTGGAGGTCAAGCTGTCCATGATAACCAGCCAGTTTCTCGGCGAGACATCCAAGAACATCGAGAAGGTGTTCGAAATAGCGAAGAAGCTCACTCCGTGCATACTGTTCATAGACGAGTTCGACTACGTCGCTAAGACGAGAACGAGTGATGAGCACGCTGCGGTTAAGAGGGCGGTGAACACCCTCCTGAAGTCCATAGACGAGATCAACCTCGTTGATGATGGTGTGCTTCTCATAGCCGCCACAAATCACCCGAGCCTTCTCGACTCGGCCGTGTGGAGGAGGTTCGACAAGATCGTTGAGTTCCCCGAGCCCTCTGAGAGCGTGAGGAGGAGGATATTCGAGATCACCCTGAGCAAGATTCCGGGGAACTACGACATAGACAGGCTTGTCGAGATGACGTCCGGCTTCACCGGTGCTGAGGTAAAGCTCGTTGTGAGGGAGGCCGTGCTCTCCGCTCTGGTTGAGGGCAGGAAGGAGCTGACGATGGACGATCTCGTGAAGGCCGTGCAGGATGTGAAGGGCAGGCTCGACCTTAAGAACTCCTACTGA
- a CDS encoding RNA methyltransferase produces the protein MIDVVLVELKIPENIGFIARVMKNFGFRNLVLYNCNVGRVSLITASHARDLIENARIIDSLEDYLGEKSLVIGTTGIRSRNVGSYIRKTVTPEELRKIMRSNAAILFGREDFGLFDEELRLCNVVVSIPTSEEYPVMNVSHAAAVILYELSKTEPERGDWATQRDVDVLVDYFDQLMHEVWYPRHRIQKSRVLLKRAFGRAGMSKYEMNHIAGIIRKTVLYIKHLKEEHGAK, from the coding sequence ATGATTGATGTGGTTCTTGTCGAGCTCAAGATACCCGAGAACATAGGCTTCATAGCGAGGGTAATGAAGAACTTCGGCTTCAGAAACCTCGTTCTCTACAACTGCAACGTTGGAAGGGTGAGCCTCATAACCGCCTCTCACGCGAGGGATCTAATCGAGAACGCGAGAATCATCGACTCCCTCGAGGACTATCTGGGGGAGAAGAGCCTCGTAATCGGGACGACCGGAATAAGGAGCAGGAACGTGGGCAGCTACATTCGAAAGACGGTCACTCCTGAGGAGCTCAGGAAAATCATGCGAAGCAACGCGGCCATACTCTTCGGGAGGGAGGACTTCGGGCTCTTTGACGAGGAGCTCAGGCTGTGCAACGTGGTTGTCAGCATACCGACAAGCGAGGAGTACCCGGTGATGAACGTGAGCCACGCAGCGGCGGTAATCCTGTACGAGCTGTCGAAGACCGAGCCCGAGAGAGGTGACTGGGCAACCCAGAGGGATGTCGACGTGCTTGTGGACTACTTTGACCAGCTGATGCACGAGGTCTGGTATCCGAGGCACAGGATACAGAAATCGAGGGTGCTGCTCAAACGGGCCTTTGGAAGGGCCGGAATGAGCAAATACGAGATGAACCACATCGCTGGCATTATAAGGAAAACAGTATTATACATAAAGCACCTGAAAGAGGAGCATGGAGCGAAGTAA
- a CDS encoding elongation factor 1-beta, with amino-acid sequence MGKVYMRLRVMPKDVEVDLEALKEKVKEAAPEKVEIADFGIQPIAFGLKALLVAAVMPDEEGIGDRLVEAIQGLEDVESVEIEAQELV; translated from the coding sequence ATGGGTAAGGTGTACATGAGGCTCAGGGTGATGCCGAAGGATGTTGAGGTCGATCTGGAGGCATTGAAAGAGAAGGTTAAAGAGGCTGCACCTGAGAAGGTTGAGATCGCCGATTTCGGAATTCAGCCGATCGCCTTTGGCCTTAAGGCACTCCTTGTCGCAGCGGTGATGCCCGACGAGGAGGGTATTGGCGACAGGCTTGTTGAGGCAATTCAGGGCCTCGAGGACGTTGAGAGTGTGGAGATCGAGGCTCAGGAGCTTGTATGA
- a CDS encoding AI-2E family transporter, which yields MERSKLLLFAVVITLIFTFLYLLSPLLDGIILGIVLAYVARPIHSRLKTRIGDAPSAFLSTMIIAIPLFFFLFYGIFQGITQLIFLLRNYQGYMSQIHTFISSLDPETASIVRSILTQFTDFVNTSIGDMAINVTTKFVFFIMNFFISSIVCFYAILDGKRVADRIIDAVFSSRDARGFFDELDRTFTGLWFGNFVAALLIGMASIPYFLYFEIPYAPLLSGLMFLAALIPVFAEWMVILPVAVYLFFIDGIKAAWFLAIGAFFLYIIPELILRPYFVGYTSKVHPLVLMLSFIGGGLVAGVSGFFLTPMLAAVLTALYNYYAGERKETEDGA from the coding sequence ATGGAGCGAAGTAAGTTGCTGCTGTTCGCAGTGGTAATCACGCTCATCTTCACGTTCCTCTACCTGCTCTCACCGCTCCTTGACGGCATAATACTCGGGATTGTTCTTGCCTACGTCGCGAGGCCAATTCACTCCCGGCTCAAAACCCGTATCGGAGATGCACCCTCGGCCTTCCTCTCGACGATGATAATTGCCATACCCCTCTTCTTCTTCCTCTTCTACGGAATATTTCAGGGAATAACCCAGCTGATCTTCCTTCTCAGGAACTATCAGGGGTACATGAGCCAGATACACACCTTCATCTCGAGCCTTGATCCTGAAACCGCGAGCATCGTCCGCTCCATCCTGACACAGTTCACGGACTTCGTGAATACGAGCATAGGGGATATGGCCATCAACGTGACGACCAAGTTCGTGTTCTTCATAATGAACTTCTTCATCTCGTCGATCGTCTGCTTCTACGCGATTCTCGACGGCAAGAGGGTGGCCGACAGGATAATAGACGCCGTATTCTCCAGCAGGGATGCGAGGGGCTTCTTCGATGAGCTGGACAGAACATTCACCGGGCTCTGGTTCGGAAACTTCGTGGCGGCGCTGCTCATAGGCATGGCAAGCATACCCTACTTCCTGTACTTCGAGATCCCCTATGCCCCCCTCCTCAGCGGGCTAATGTTCCTTGCAGCGCTGATTCCTGTTTTTGCAGAGTGGATGGTCATCCTACCAGTCGCGGTTTATCTCTTCTTCATAGACGGGATAAAGGCCGCGTGGTTCCTGGCAATAGGGGCGTTCTTCCTCTACATAATCCCTGAGCTGATTCTAAGGCCATACTTTGTTGGCTACACCTCCAAGGTTCACCCCCTCGTCCTGATGCTCTCCTTCATAGGTGGGGGTCTTGTTGCAGGTGTTAGCGGCTTCTTCCTCACGCCGATGCTTGCTGCGGTGCTGACTGCTCTCTACAACTACTACGCAGGGGAGAGAAAAGAGACAGAGGATGGAGCTTAG
- a CDS encoding NOG1 family protein translates to MTFDARRLPTVLTAEELIEKAFRRASKVTGRNRREKALNKLSTMSNVLRDYFTRIITSHPSYDNLDDFYREMVDIVVGLRRIKKSLAALSWADSMTQRVITQGIRRIKGGRDPERTLKEVYGRVASIIEQIDDELRFLNEAKMRLREIPSLTNDFTVVFAGYPNVGKSSIISRISTVKPEVASYPFTTKKIFVGYLDSPAGRIQVIDTPGLLDRPFEKRNKIERRAVLALRHLADVVVFVIDPTESCGFELEKQLSLLEEVREEFDLPVIEIYSKADLHSFRDRRAVSVVTGEGIEELVDTIKSLAEQKSGEKSGNGE, encoded by the coding sequence ATGACGTTTGATGCCAGAAGACTCCCGACCGTCCTGACCGCAGAGGAGCTGATTGAGAAGGCCTTCAGGAGGGCCTCCAAGGTCACCGGGAGAAACAGAAGGGAGAAGGCGCTGAACAAGCTTTCCACGATGTCCAACGTCCTGAGGGATTACTTCACGAGGATCATAACCTCTCACCCGTCTTACGACAACCTCGACGACTTCTACAGGGAGATGGTTGACATAGTCGTCGGGCTGAGGAGAATCAAGAAGAGCCTCGCAGCTCTGTCGTGGGCGGACTCGATGACCCAGAGGGTCATAACTCAAGGGATCAGGAGGATAAAGGGTGGAAGGGATCCTGAGAGGACGCTTAAGGAGGTTTATGGAAGGGTTGCCTCGATTATCGAGCAGATAGATGATGAGCTGAGGTTCTTGAATGAGGCCAAGATGAGGCTGAGGGAGATCCCGTCCCTCACAAACGATTTCACGGTTGTTTTCGCAGGCTATCCGAATGTTGGCAAATCAAGCATAATCTCGAGAATCTCGACCGTCAAGCCGGAGGTGGCGAGCTACCCGTTCACGACCAAGAAGATATTCGTGGGGTACCTTGACTCTCCAGCTGGGAGAATTCAGGTCATAGACACCCCCGGTCTCCTTGACAGGCCGTTCGAGAAGAGGAACAAGATAGAGAGGAGGGCTGTGCTTGCCCTCAGGCATCTGGCGGATGTTGTGGTGTTCGTGATAGATCCGACGGAGTCATGTGGCTTCGAGCTCGAAAAGCAGCTTTCCCTGCTTGAGGAGGTGAGAGAGGAATTCGATCTGCCAGTAATCGAGATTTACAGCAAGGCAGATCTCCACAGCTTCAGGGACAGGCGTGCGGTCTCGGTTGTTACAGGAGAGGGGATCGAGGAGCTTGTAGATACAATAAAATCACTTGCAGAGCAGAAGTCCGGCGAGAAATCCGGCAATGGCGAGTGA
- a CDS encoding hydantoinase/oxoprolinase family protein, with the protein MRTSYSGVDVGGANVKVYRGDSGEVEIHYFPMWRRWRELEGFLSSLGIGGRVGVVLTAELADSFSSKAEGVEYVANAAKRAFGDVVFIDVDGNLRRDVDEPERFAANNWVASVKLLSESYESFIFADMGSTTTDIVPVVDGQIMAGRTDYERLRRNELLYFGMLRTPTFFLLKDNCSSELFSITADVTLVAGLIRESDYTCDTPDGRGRSERECMQRIARQFCADLEELGEDFVRQKTGEVVEEMVRRVSAAFEEKSSEYGVDLVVGCGIGEAVLEMAAERAGLDYVSVSKEFGEVSKAFPAYAIARLVERYDSG; encoded by the coding sequence TTGAGGACTTCATATAGCGGGGTTGACGTTGGCGGGGCGAACGTGAAGGTCTACAGGGGAGACTCTGGAGAGGTTGAGATACACTACTTTCCCATGTGGAGAAGGTGGAGGGAGCTGGAGGGCTTCCTCTCCAGCCTTGGGATAGGTGGCAGGGTGGGCGTGGTTCTTACGGCCGAGCTTGCAGACTCCTTCTCTTCAAAAGCAGAGGGAGTTGAATACGTGGCAAACGCTGCGAAGAGGGCTTTTGGGGATGTGGTGTTCATAGACGTTGACGGAAACTTGAGGAGGGATGTGGACGAGCCTGAGAGGTTTGCGGCAAACAACTGGGTTGCCAGCGTGAAGCTCCTCTCGGAGTCCTACGAAAGCTTCATATTCGCCGACATGGGCTCGACAACAACAGACATCGTTCCAGTGGTGGACGGGCAGATCATGGCCGGAAGGACGGACTACGAGAGGCTAAGGAGAAACGAGCTGCTCTACTTCGGAATGCTCAGAACGCCCACGTTCTTCCTTCTTAAGGATAACTGCTCCTCCGAGCTTTTTTCGATAACCGCTGATGTAACGCTTGTTGCGGGCCTGATAAGGGAGAGTGATTACACCTGTGACACGCCCGACGGGAGGGGGAGGAGCGAGAGGGAGTGCATGCAGAGGATCGCAAGGCAGTTCTGCGCAGATCTGGAGGAGCTTGGTGAGGATTTTGTGAGGCAGAAGACTGGAGAGGTTGTAGAGGAGATGGTCAGGAGGGTTTCAGCAGCTTTCGAGGAGAAGAGCTCAGAGTACGGCGTTGATCTGGTTGTGGGCTGCGGGATTGGTGAGGCGGTTCTCGAGATGGCAGCAGAAAGAGCCGGGCTGGATTACGTCTCTGTCTCAAAGGAATTCGGGGAGGTCTCAAAGGCGTTTCCGGCTTACGCGATAGCCAGGCTGGTAGAGAGGTATGATAGTGGTTAA
- a CDS encoding amino acid kinase family protein: MIVVKLGGSVAFSAGRVIAELKETGKDVLIVPGGWRFADAVRELSLDGDEAHWMAVLGMNMYGFYLSRFAQVIEPESFDFEVDGVRILLPYLLMRRNDELPHSWDVTSDSIAIWVAERTGAEEIVKVTDVDGIFVNGRLVERIRASEIEGQTCLDPYAPRLLQDYGRDMFICNGLAEGRVKDYIMKGRAKGTAVIGR, from the coding sequence ATGATAGTGGTTAAGCTCGGAGGCAGCGTTGCCTTCTCTGCTGGCAGAGTAATCGCGGAGCTCAAGGAGACGGGGAAAGACGTGCTCATCGTCCCCGGAGGCTGGAGGTTCGCCGATGCGGTCAGGGAGCTGTCTCTCGACGGGGATGAGGCGCACTGGATGGCGGTTCTCGGGATGAACATGTACGGGTTCTACCTCTCGAGGTTCGCACAGGTTATAGAGCCGGAGAGCTTTGACTTCGAGGTCGATGGGGTGAGGATACTCCTCCCTTATCTGCTTATGAGAAGAAACGACGAGCTGCCCCACTCTTGGGACGTTACGTCAGACAGCATTGCTATCTGGGTTGCGGAGAGAACCGGAGCGGAGGAGATTGTGAAGGTCACGGACGTTGACGGGATATTCGTCAACGGGAGGCTTGTGGAGAGGATAAGGGCGAGCGAGATTGAGGGTCAGACGTGCCTTGACCCCTACGCCCCAAGGCTCCTTCAGGATTATGGCAGGGACATGTTTATATGCAACGGGCTGGCAGAGGGAAGGGTAAAAGATTATATAATGAAAGGCCGAGCTAAGGGCACCGCAGTAATCGGGAGGTGA
- a CDS encoding zinc finger domain-containing protein → MEIYRCITCNANLIGTNYVAFPCPSCGETIYRCKKCRKLGNPYVCENCGFEGP, encoded by the coding sequence ATGGAGATCTACAGGTGCATCACGTGCAACGCAAATCTGATCGGTACGAATTACGTCGCGTTCCCGTGTCCGTCATGTGGGGAGACGATCTACAGGTGTAAGAAGTGCAGGAAGCTCGGTAACCCGTACGTATGTGAGAACTGCGGGTTTGAGGGACCATGA